A section of the Streptomyces sp. Je 1-369 genome encodes:
- a CDS encoding M20 family metallopeptidase, which translates to MSSVSEEVSDGVSGAESAPAAPLPGALPETLRAELVAFRRDLHMHPELGHQEFRTTAALKARLEEAGLQPRVLATGTGLICDIGRPSTRPMLALRADIDALPIPDTKLGVPYRSTVPDRAHACGHDVHTTVVLGAGLVLAGLAEKGQLPFPVRLIFQPAEEVLPGGATDAIESGALEGVGRIIAVHCDPRVDAGRIGLRHGPITSACDRLEVSLDGPGGHTARPHLTTDLVTAAAKVATDVPALVSRRADARSGLVVTWGRIETGHAPNVIPQHAELSGTVRCLDLRAWRDAPDLVHGAVQEVADLYRAKSEINYIRGVPPVVNDGTISDLLRDAMIERRGVHSVEDTEQSLGGEDFSWYLEHVPGAMARLGVRDPGERAVRDLHQGDFDVDETAITAGVELFTAAVLLDAMQ; encoded by the coding sequence ATGTCCAGTGTGTCCGAAGAGGTGTCCGACGGCGTGTCCGGAGCGGAGTCCGCACCCGCGGCACCACTCCCCGGCGCGCTGCCCGAAACGCTCCGTGCCGAACTGGTCGCTTTCCGTCGCGACCTGCACATGCACCCCGAGCTCGGCCACCAGGAGTTCCGTACCACCGCGGCCCTCAAGGCCCGCCTGGAGGAGGCGGGCCTCCAGCCCCGTGTCCTCGCCACCGGCACGGGGCTCATCTGTGACATCGGCCGGCCCTCCACACGCCCCATGCTCGCCCTGCGCGCCGACATCGACGCGCTGCCCATCCCCGACACCAAGCTCGGCGTCCCGTACCGCTCGACCGTCCCCGACCGCGCCCACGCCTGCGGCCACGACGTGCACACCACCGTCGTCCTCGGCGCCGGGCTCGTCCTCGCCGGCCTCGCGGAGAAGGGGCAGCTGCCCTTTCCGGTGCGGTTGATCTTCCAGCCCGCCGAGGAGGTCCTGCCCGGCGGTGCCACCGACGCCATCGAGTCCGGCGCCCTCGAAGGCGTCGGCAGGATCATCGCCGTGCACTGCGACCCCCGGGTCGACGCGGGCCGCATCGGCCTGCGGCACGGCCCCATCACCTCCGCCTGCGACCGTCTCGAGGTCTCCCTCGACGGACCCGGCGGGCACACCGCGCGACCGCACCTCACCACGGACCTCGTCACCGCCGCCGCCAAGGTCGCCACCGACGTCCCCGCCCTGGTCTCCCGCCGCGCCGACGCCCGCTCCGGGCTCGTCGTGACCTGGGGCCGCATCGAGACGGGCCACGCCCCGAACGTCATCCCGCAGCACGCCGAGCTCTCCGGCACCGTGCGCTGCCTCGACCTCAGGGCCTGGCGGGACGCGCCCGACCTGGTGCACGGCGCCGTCCAGGAGGTCGCCGACCTCTACCGCGCGAAGTCCGAGATCAACTACATCCGCGGTGTGCCGCCCGTCGTCAACGACGGCACGATCAGTGATCTGCTGCGTGACGCGATGATCGAGCGGCGCGGCGTGCACTCCGTCGAGGACACCGAGCAGAGCCTCGGCGGCGAGGACTTCTCCTGGTACCTGGAGCACGTGCCCGGCGCCATGGCCCGGCTCGGCGTGCGCGACCCGGGGGAACGCGCCGTCCGCGACCTCCACCAAGGTGACTTCGACGTCGACGAGACGGCGATCACGGCGGGCGTGGAACTGTTCACCGCCGCCGTGCTGTTGGACGCGATGCAGTAG
- a CDS encoding BMP family lipoprotein: MRRVSRIAVAGAATAALAVTVSACGGTSSDAAASKDDKNKGVAIAYDVGGAGDQSFNDAATVGMKKAAKEFKTGEKAVEPVDGESDADKTQRLTQLAKQGYNPVIGVGYAYAPAIKEVSEKFPKTTFGIVDDETVKADNVSDLVFSEQEASYLAGVVAAKATKSKTVGFVGGVDVPLIHKFEAGFAQGVKDTNPKVKVVKQYLTEKAEDGGFSSPDKGKTAAQGQIEKGADVVYHAAGLSGQGVIEAAAAKKVWAIGVDSDQYKQDALAKYKKYILTSATKDVAGSVYNLAKAVEDGNAKGGVVRADLKSGGVALADSNPEFMKMKDVQEALKKAEEGIKGGKIKVKTAP, encoded by the coding sequence ATGCGCCGGGTGTCTCGAATAGCTGTCGCGGGCGCCGCGACCGCCGCTCTTGCCGTAACCGTCTCCGCCTGTGGTGGCACGTCCAGCGACGCCGCCGCGAGCAAGGACGACAAGAACAAGGGCGTCGCCATCGCCTACGACGTCGGCGGCGCCGGCGACCAGTCCTTCAACGACGCCGCGACCGTCGGCATGAAGAAGGCCGCCAAGGAGTTCAAGACCGGCGAGAAGGCCGTCGAGCCGGTCGACGGCGAGTCGGACGCCGACAAGACGCAGCGCCTGACGCAGCTGGCCAAGCAGGGCTACAACCCGGTGATCGGCGTCGGCTACGCGTACGCGCCCGCCATCAAGGAGGTCTCGGAGAAGTTCCCGAAGACCACCTTCGGCATCGTCGACGACGAGACGGTCAAGGCCGACAACGTCTCCGACCTGGTCTTCAGCGAGCAGGAGGCGTCCTACCTCGCGGGCGTCGTCGCCGCCAAGGCCACCAAGTCCAAGACCGTCGGCTTCGTCGGCGGCGTGGACGTCCCGCTGATCCACAAGTTCGAGGCGGGCTTCGCGCAGGGCGTCAAGGACACCAACCCCAAGGTCAAGGTCGTCAAGCAGTACCTGACCGAGAAGGCCGAGGACGGCGGGTTCTCCAGCCCCGACAAGGGCAAGACCGCCGCGCAGGGCCAGATCGAGAAGGGCGCCGACGTGGTCTACCACGCCGCGGGCCTCTCCGGTCAGGGCGTCATCGAGGCCGCCGCCGCCAAGAAGGTCTGGGCGATCGGTGTCGACTCCGACCAGTACAAGCAGGACGCCCTCGCCAAGTACAAGAAGTACATCCTGACCTCGGCGACCAAGGACGTCGCGGGCTCGGTGTACAACCTGGCGAAGGCCGTCGAGGACGGCAACGCCAAGGGCGGCGTCGTCCGCGCCGACCTCAAGTCCGGCGGTGTCGCGCTCGCCGACTCGAACCCCGAGTTCATGAAGATGAAGGATGTCCAGGAGGCCCTGAAGAAGGCCGAAGAGGGCATCAAGGGCGGCAAGATCAAGGTCAAGACCGCTCCGTAA
- a CDS encoding ABC transporter ATP-binding protein produces the protein MDASTNPPPVAVELVGITKRFPGVVANHDIHLTVRKGTVHALVGENGAGKSTLMKILYGMQKPDEGTITVDGEQVAFGSPADAISRGIGMVHQHFMLADQLTVLENIVLGSEKLHGIGGAARRRIAEISERYGLGVRPNAYVEDLGVADRQRVEILKVLYRGATTLILDEPTAVLVPQEVDALFDNLRELKSEGLSVIFISHKLGEVLSVADDITVIRRGTTVGTAIPSETTPRQLAELMVGSELPTPETAESTVTDRPMIQVESLKLLAGGESQRALLDDISFTIHEGEVLGIAGVEGNGQTELIDALIGLKHADSGVIRMAGEDITGTATRKRREDGIGYIPEDRHRHGLLLESPLWENRILGHVTEKPNAGSKLGFWLDLKSAQADTRRIVEEYDVRTPGIDVTAASLSGGNQQKLIVGREMSHKPRFLIAAHPTRGVDVGAQAQIWDQIREARREGLAVLLISADLDELIGLSDTLRVIYNGRLVADADPATITPEELGSAMTGAATGHLEHVEEDAPEDEAR, from the coding sequence ATCGACGCGTCCACCAACCCTCCGCCCGTCGCCGTCGAACTCGTCGGCATCACCAAGCGCTTCCCCGGTGTCGTGGCCAACCACGACATCCACCTGACCGTCCGCAAGGGCACCGTGCACGCCCTCGTCGGCGAGAACGGCGCGGGCAAGTCGACGCTGATGAAGATCCTCTACGGCATGCAGAAGCCGGACGAGGGCACCATCACCGTCGACGGCGAGCAGGTCGCCTTCGGCAGCCCCGCGGACGCCATCAGCCGCGGCATCGGCATGGTGCACCAGCACTTCATGCTCGCCGACCAGCTGACCGTCCTGGAGAACATCGTCCTCGGCAGCGAGAAGCTGCACGGCATCGGCGGCGCCGCCCGCCGCCGCATCGCCGAGATCTCCGAGCGGTACGGCCTCGGCGTGCGCCCCAACGCGTACGTGGAGGACCTCGGCGTCGCCGACCGGCAGCGCGTGGAAATCCTCAAGGTCCTCTACCGCGGCGCCACCACGCTGATCCTCGACGAGCCGACGGCCGTACTCGTGCCGCAGGAGGTCGACGCGCTCTTCGACAACCTGCGCGAGCTCAAGTCCGAGGGCCTCTCCGTCATCTTCATCTCGCACAAGCTGGGCGAGGTCCTCTCCGTCGCCGACGACATCACCGTCATCCGGCGCGGCACGACCGTCGGCACGGCGATCCCGTCCGAGACGACGCCCCGCCAGCTCGCCGAGCTGATGGTCGGCAGCGAGCTCCCCACGCCCGAGACGGCGGAGTCGACGGTCACCGACCGCCCGATGATCCAGGTCGAGAGCCTCAAACTGCTCGCGGGCGGCGAGTCGCAGCGCGCCCTGCTCGACGACATCTCCTTCACGATCCACGAGGGCGAAGTCCTCGGCATCGCGGGTGTCGAGGGCAACGGCCAGACCGAGCTGATCGACGCGCTCATCGGCCTCAAGCACGCCGACTCCGGCGTGATCCGCATGGCCGGAGAGGACATCACCGGCACGGCGACCCGTAAGCGGCGTGAGGACGGCATCGGCTACATCCCCGAGGACCGCCACCGCCACGGCCTCCTCCTGGAGTCGCCGCTGTGGGAGAACCGCATCCTCGGCCACGTCACCGAGAAGCCCAACGCGGGCAGCAAGCTCGGCTTCTGGCTCGACCTCAAGAGCGCCCAGGCCGACACGCGCCGCATCGTCGAGGAGTACGACGTCCGTACGCCCGGCATCGACGTGACGGCCGCCTCCCTGTCCGGCGGCAACCAGCAGAAGCTGATCGTCGGCCGCGAGATGAGCCACAAGCCGCGCTTCCTGATCGCCGCCCACCCCACCCGCGGTGTGGACGTCGGCGCGCAGGCGCAGATCTGGGACCAGATCCGCGAGGCGCGCCGCGAAGGCCTCGCCGTGCTGCTCATCTCCGCCGACCTGGACGAGCTGATCGGTCTCTCCGACACCCTCCGCGTGATCTACAACGGGCGGCTCGTGGCGGACGCCGACCCGGCCACCATCACGCCGGAGGAGCTCGGTTCGGCGATGACCGGTGCCGCCACGGGTCACTTGGAGCACGTGGAAGAAGACGCCCCGGAGGACGAGGCCCGATGA
- a CDS encoding DUF397 domain-containing protein codes for MPELTWQKSTYSSEASSCVYIATAPDGTIHLRESDDPDVILRASRAQLGALITSYKGSGAQAAPVSTTQK; via the coding sequence GTGCCCGAACTCACCTGGCAAAAGTCCACGTACAGCTCGGAAGCCTCCTCCTGCGTCTACATCGCCACCGCCCCCGACGGAACCATCCACCTCCGCGAAAGCGACGACCCGGACGTCATCCTCCGAGCAAGCCGCGCCCAACTGGGCGCCCTCATAACCAGCTACAAGGGCAGTGGCGCACAAGCCGCCCCGGTATCCACCACTCAGAAGTGA
- a CDS encoding ATP-binding protein, giving the protein METVSPPRTWSYALHLPHDPQAPRIARMTSRAVLPAYGMAELADVAELLTSELVTNAYRHSAGPAALRLHGTDDPYGLRVSVWDSNPHIPAPFDKPPCRSGSLGAVPHEADSGRGLGLVAQWAQAWGGHPLGDDLFGRGGKLLWFELRAPEQV; this is encoded by the coding sequence ATGGAAACCGTATCCCCGCCCCGCACCTGGTCGTACGCCCTTCACCTGCCCCACGACCCCCAGGCGCCCCGCATCGCCCGCATGACCTCCCGCGCAGTACTCCCCGCGTACGGAATGGCCGAACTCGCCGACGTAGCCGAGCTGCTGACATCCGAGCTGGTCACCAACGCCTACCGGCACTCCGCAGGACCCGCCGCCCTCCGGCTGCACGGTACCGACGACCCGTACGGGCTTCGGGTGAGCGTGTGGGACAGCAATCCGCACATCCCCGCTCCCTTCGACAAACCTCCTTGCCGGAGCGGGTCACTGGGGGCCGTACCGCACGAGGCCGACAGCGGACGCGGGCTCGGCCTCGTGGCGCAGTGGGCCCAGGCGTGGGGCGGCCATCCGCTCGGCGACGACCTCTTCGGGAGAGGCGGCAAGCTGCTGTGGTTCGAGTTGCGGGCGCCGGAACAGGTGTGA
- a CDS encoding LysR family transcriptional regulator, with the protein MERDELECFLLLADELHFGRTAERMRLSRARVSQLVQRLERRVGAPLFIRTSRRVGLTALGRQLRADLEPHHRAIEAALERAVATARGIDSVLHVGFANPLTGEIVMKATEALRVSHPGLAVEVCEVPLGDPYGQLRKGKFDVQLTEFPVREEDLRGGSVLLAEDRVLALPSSHPLAARPSVTREDLADVPLLTIDGDVPDYWLDHHAPPRTPGGRPIGRGPGVTNTQEALTLVAAGKGALLAPAHTATYFARPGVTYVPLTDAEPTGYGLVWRRDRETGAVAAFARTAREAAAEIRTEAGLIAL; encoded by the coding sequence ATGGAACGCGACGAACTGGAGTGCTTTCTGCTCCTCGCCGACGAGCTGCACTTCGGCCGCACCGCCGAGCGCATGCGGCTGTCCCGGGCCCGGGTGAGCCAGCTCGTGCAGCGCCTCGAACGCCGTGTCGGCGCCCCGCTGTTCATCCGCACCAGCCGCCGCGTGGGCCTCACCGCGCTCGGCCGTCAGCTGCGCGCCGACCTCGAACCGCACCACCGCGCCATCGAGGCCGCCCTGGAGCGCGCCGTGGCCACCGCGCGCGGCATCGACTCCGTCCTCCACGTGGGCTTCGCCAACCCGCTCACCGGCGAGATCGTCATGAAGGCGACGGAGGCTTTGCGCGTCAGCCACCCCGGTCTGGCGGTGGAGGTGTGCGAGGTTCCCCTCGGTGACCCGTACGGGCAGCTGCGCAAGGGCAAGTTCGATGTGCAGCTGACGGAGTTCCCGGTACGGGAGGAGGACCTGCGCGGCGGATCGGTGCTGCTCGCGGAGGACCGTGTCCTGGCCCTGCCCTCGTCCCACCCCTTGGCCGCACGCCCCTCCGTGACCCGCGAGGACCTGGCGGACGTGCCGCTCCTCACCATCGACGGCGACGTCCCCGACTACTGGCTCGACCACCACGCCCCGCCCCGCACCCCCGGCGGCCGCCCCATCGGCCGGGGCCCCGGCGTGACGAACACGCAGGAGGCGCTGACGCTGGTGGCGGCGGGCAAGGGCGCCCTCCTGGCTCCCGCCCACACCGCCACGTACTTCGCCCGCCCCGGCGTCACCTACGTCCCCCTCACGGACGCGGAGCCGACGGGCTACGGCCTGGTCTGGCGCAGGGACCGGGAGACCGGCGCGGTGGCGGCGTTCGCACGGACGGCACGGGAGGCCGCGGCGGAGATCAGGACCGAGGCGGGCCTGATCGCCCTCTGA
- a CDS encoding MFS transporter produces MSQNLTPHAHQPPGRPFTGRERIVLLVLCGAIFLEGIDIAMLNVALPSIRADLGLSTGSLQWVMSAYVLGYGGFMLLGGRAADLFGRRRMFVLWLCVFLVFSGLGGLATEGWMLVVARFVTGVAAAFMTPAGLSIITTGFQEGPRRNKALLFYSGTAAGGFSIGLVVGGLLTGLGWRWVFFAPVVLSAVILVGALTVVPRSPRPDRTGQRVDVAGGVTITAAIVLLVLGVERATHTTSAWTALTVGAGLALLAVFVTVERRAAIPLVRLGILRSGPLARANASALLLAAGFFGFQFLVVLYLQELRDWSTLKTSFAMLVMGVDAVLSPLLTPRLVNRFGNARVIFGGLLLAALAYALFLPVGADWTYAMMFPTLLLLGLAFSLAYGPLTIVATQGVAEREQGLAGALLYTSFQFGAAVGLSMVTAVNIAATASSSPSALLNGYRAALWVPLVAALLAVLVSAFGLRTKRGAPVVASGGPAGDRAPADAADAVDASAAR; encoded by the coding sequence ATGAGCCAGAACCTCACGCCGCACGCGCACCAGCCCCCCGGTCGGCCCTTCACAGGGCGCGAGCGGATCGTCCTCCTCGTCCTCTGCGGCGCGATCTTCCTGGAGGGCATCGACATCGCCATGCTCAACGTCGCCCTCCCCTCCATCCGCGCCGACCTCGGCCTGTCCACCGGCTCGCTGCAGTGGGTCATGAGCGCGTACGTCCTCGGGTACGGCGGGTTCATGCTGCTCGGCGGGCGGGCCGCCGACCTCTTCGGGCGCCGCCGGATGTTCGTCCTCTGGCTCTGCGTCTTCCTCGTCTTCTCCGGGCTCGGCGGCCTCGCCACGGAGGGCTGGATGCTGGTCGTCGCCCGCTTCGTCACGGGCGTCGCCGCGGCGTTCATGACCCCGGCGGGCCTCTCCATCATCACCACCGGGTTCCAGGAGGGCCCGCGCCGCAACAAGGCGCTGCTCTTCTACTCCGGCACGGCGGCCGGGGGCTTCTCCATCGGCCTCGTCGTCGGCGGGCTGCTCACCGGGCTCGGCTGGCGCTGGGTGTTCTTCGCACCCGTCGTGCTCTCCGCCGTCATCCTCGTCGGCGCCCTCACCGTCGTGCCCAGGTCGCCGCGCCCTGACCGGACGGGGCAGCGCGTCGACGTGGCGGGCGGGGTCACGATCACCGCCGCCATCGTGCTGCTGGTGCTCGGCGTGGAGCGCGCCACGCACACGACGTCCGCCTGGACCGCGCTCACCGTCGGGGCGGGGCTCGCCCTGCTGGCCGTGTTCGTCACGGTCGAGCGCCGGGCGGCGATCCCGCTGGTGCGTCTGGGAATTCTGCGGAGCGGCCCGCTGGCGCGTGCCAACGCCTCCGCGCTGCTCCTGGCGGCGGGCTTCTTCGGCTTCCAGTTCCTGGTCGTGCTCTACCTCCAGGAGCTGCGGGACTGGTCGACGCTGAAGACCAGCTTCGCGATGCTCGTGATGGGCGTCGACGCGGTCCTCTCCCCTCTTCTCACGCCCCGGCTCGTGAACCGTTTCGGCAACGCCCGGGTGATCTTCGGCGGTCTGCTGCTCGCCGCGCTCGCGTACGCCCTGTTCCTGCCGGTCGGCGCCGACTGGACGTACGCGATGATGTTCCCCACCCTGCTCCTGCTCGGCCTCGCGTTCTCGCTCGCGTACGGCCCGCTCACCATCGTCGCCACGCAGGGCGTGGCGGAGAGGGAACAGGGCCTGGCCGGCGCGCTGCTCTACACGTCGTTCCAGTTCGGCGCGGCGGTCGGCCTGTCCATGGTGACGGCGGTCAACATCGCGGCGACAGCGTCGAGTTCACCCTCAGCCCTCCTCAACGGGTACCGGGCCGCGCTCTGGGTGCCCCTGGTCGCCGCTCTGCTCGCCGTGCTGGTCAGCGCGTTCGGGCTGCGGACGAAGCGGGGGGCGCCTGTGGTGGCATCGGGCGGGCCCGCCGGGGACCGCGCTCCTGCGGACGCTGCCGACGCTGTCGATGCTTCCGCGGCGCGCTGA
- a CDS encoding BMP family lipoprotein translates to MRRLSSTSRKSRTSRKSRATHITAAVAVLALAVAGCGKTSNEASQEDEGRDNGSAGSSYKGKGIGLAYDIGGQGDQSFNDAAYAGYKKAREEFKIGGVDMEPGDGESSADKVQRLEQLAKQGYDPVIGVGFVYAPAVEAAAKKFPKTTFGIIDDNTVKADNVADLVFHEEQGSYLAGVAAAKASKAKHVGFVGGVDIPLIHKFEAGFVQGVKSVDPKIKIEKRYLTEKPEEGGFSSPDKGQNAASGQIESGADVIYHAAGLSGQGVIQEAGSQKKWAIGVDSDQYKQKALAKYKDYILGSAFKDVGGAVYDLTESVVEGKPMTGEQRYDLKSGRVGFSDSNPKYTAMKDVVAAVEKAEKDIVSGKVKVEIVP, encoded by the coding sequence GTGCGTCGTCTCTCTTCGACATCCCGTAAATCCCGTACATCCCGGAAATCTCGCGCCACCCACATCACCGCCGCCGTCGCCGTCCTCGCCCTCGCGGTGGCCGGCTGCGGCAAGACGAGCAACGAGGCCTCGCAGGAAGACGAGGGCAGGGACAACGGCTCCGCCGGGTCGTCGTACAAGGGCAAGGGCATCGGACTCGCGTACGACATCGGCGGGCAGGGCGACCAGTCCTTCAACGACGCCGCCTACGCGGGCTACAAGAAGGCCCGCGAGGAGTTCAAGATCGGCGGCGTGGACATGGAGCCGGGCGACGGCGAGTCCAGCGCCGACAAGGTCCAGCGCCTCGAACAGCTCGCCAAGCAGGGCTACGACCCGGTCATCGGCGTCGGCTTCGTCTACGCGCCCGCCGTGGAGGCCGCCGCCAAGAAGTTCCCCAAGACCACCTTCGGGATCATCGACGACAACACGGTGAAGGCCGACAACGTCGCCGACCTCGTCTTCCACGAGGAGCAGGGCTCCTATCTGGCGGGCGTCGCCGCCGCCAAGGCGAGCAAGGCCAAACACGTCGGGTTCGTCGGGGGCGTGGACATTCCGCTCATCCACAAATTCGAGGCCGGATTCGTGCAGGGTGTGAAATCCGTCGACCCGAAGATCAAGATCGAGAAGCGGTATCTGACCGAGAAGCCCGAGGAAGGCGGATTCTCCAGCCCGGACAAGGGGCAGAACGCGGCGAGCGGACAGATCGAGTCCGGCGCCGACGTGATCTACCACGCGGCGGGGCTGTCCGGGCAGGGCGTCATCCAGGAGGCTGGTTCGCAGAAGAAGTGGGCCATCGGCGTCGACTCGGACCAGTACAAGCAGAAGGCCCTCGCCAAGTACAAGGACTACATCCTCGGCTCGGCGTTCAAGGACGTCGGCGGCGCGGTGTACGACCTGACGGAGTCCGTCGTCGAGGGCAAGCCGATGACGGGCGAGCAGCGGTACGACCTGAAGTCGGGCCGCGTCGGGTTCTCCGACTCGAACCCGAAGTACACGGCGATGAAGGACGTCGTCGCCGCCGTGGAGAAGGCCGAGAAGGACATCGTCAGCGGCAAGGTCAAGGTCGAGATCGTTCCGTAG
- a CDS encoding ABC transporter permease — translation MKKFDKERVLLAVAGPVIALIAAVALTSVVLLASGKSPIEPYSLMLEQATFSDVQVLILNQAGMYYLAALAVAIGFRMNLFNIGVDGQYRLAAMVTAVVGTHLALPSFLQIPMLMAVAMLTGAFWAGIAGVLKTTRGVSEVVATIMLNAIATSVIAYLTLTENFGVPVGNNQTTGVMEKSGWFPGIEVAGGEIYGFVIISVLAGILYWLVLNRTRFGFDLRATGASESAAAASGVNAKRMVLSAMLISGAVSGLAGLPILLGDTHTYSLSFPAGLGFTAIGIALLGRNNPVGIAFAALLWAFLDKASPALDYAQPEAYDKEIAVIMQGLIVIAVVVSYEEVRRWGLRRQQRRVGEELAAAARANGNNGNNDSVKEVAAR, via the coding sequence ATGAAGAAGTTCGACAAGGAGCGCGTGCTCCTCGCGGTGGCCGGACCGGTCATCGCGCTGATCGCGGCCGTGGCGCTGACCTCGGTCGTGCTGCTCGCCTCGGGCAAGAGCCCGATCGAGCCGTACAGCCTGATGCTGGAGCAGGCCACCTTCTCCGACGTGCAGGTGCTGATCCTCAACCAGGCGGGCATGTACTACCTGGCGGCGCTCGCGGTGGCCATCGGCTTCCGCATGAACCTGTTCAACATCGGCGTCGACGGCCAGTACCGGCTCGCCGCGATGGTGACCGCCGTCGTCGGCACGCACCTCGCGCTGCCGTCGTTCCTGCAGATCCCGATGCTCATGGCGGTCGCCATGCTCACCGGCGCCTTCTGGGCCGGTATCGCGGGCGTCCTGAAGACCACGCGCGGCGTCAGCGAGGTGGTCGCCACGATCATGCTCAACGCCATCGCGACGAGCGTCATCGCCTACCTCACCCTCACCGAGAACTTCGGCGTCCCGGTCGGCAACAACCAGACCACCGGCGTCATGGAGAAGTCCGGCTGGTTCCCCGGCATCGAGGTCGCGGGCGGCGAGATCTACGGCTTCGTGATCATCTCGGTGCTCGCGGGCATCCTGTACTGGCTCGTCCTCAACCGCACCCGGTTCGGCTTCGACCTGCGCGCCACCGGCGCCTCCGAGTCGGCCGCCGCGGCCTCCGGTGTCAACGCCAAGCGCATGGTGCTCAGCGCGATGCTGATCTCCGGCGCGGTCTCGGGCCTCGCCGGTCTGCCGATCCTGCTCGGCGACACCCACACGTACAGCCTCTCCTTCCCCGCGGGCCTCGGCTTCACCGCCATCGGCATCGCTCTCCTCGGCCGCAACAACCCCGTCGGCATCGCCTTCGCCGCGCTGCTCTGGGCCTTCCTCGACAAGGCGTCGCCCGCCCTCGACTACGCCCAGCCCGAGGCGTACGACAAGGAGATCGCGGTGATCATGCAGGGCCTCATCGTGATCGCGGTCGTCGTCTCCTACGAGGAGGTGCGCCGCTGGGGCCTGCGCCGCCAGCAGCGCCGCGTCGGTGAGGAACTGGCCGCCGCCGCCCGGGCGAACGGCAACAACGGCAACAACGACTCCGTGAAGGAGGTGGCTGCCCGATGA
- a CDS encoding helix-turn-helix domain-containing protein: MPPSKTPTLRQQRLGAELRKLRDRAGLSTVRAAALLGVNQSRISNIEAGRYAVGADRVRVIARNYACSDEALISALVDMTGGRTRGWWEEYRGHLPNGMLDLAELEHHADALRVAQALHIPGLLQTAQHARALFTDAVPPRLPHEVEHLMSYRIKRQAVLHRSIPLPYTALIHEAALHMQVGGPTVAAEQLNHLVETSERAHVSVLVIPFGRGAFPGSGQGIDYAYGPVTQLDTVQLDTDHGSEFLDAAAQLERYAAVLDRLEKLALTADDSRELIAQAAATQK, encoded by the coding sequence ATGCCTCCCAGCAAGACCCCCACGCTCCGCCAGCAGCGCCTCGGCGCCGAGCTGCGAAAACTGCGCGATCGCGCCGGACTCTCCACCGTCCGGGCCGCCGCCCTGCTGGGCGTCAACCAGTCACGCATCAGCAACATCGAGGCAGGCCGGTACGCGGTGGGCGCCGACCGCGTCCGCGTCATCGCCCGCAACTACGCCTGCTCGGACGAGGCTCTGATCAGCGCTCTCGTCGACATGACGGGGGGCCGTACACGTGGATGGTGGGAGGAATACCGGGGGCACCTGCCGAACGGCATGCTGGACCTCGCGGAGCTCGAACACCACGCCGACGCACTGCGTGTCGCACAGGCCTTGCACATCCCGGGGTTGCTGCAGACGGCACAGCACGCCCGCGCACTGTTCACAGACGCCGTCCCGCCTCGCCTTCCCCATGAGGTCGAGCACCTGATGTCGTACCGGATCAAGCGCCAGGCAGTACTGCACCGGAGTATTCCGCTCCCGTACACCGCTCTGATCCACGAAGCGGCACTCCACATGCAGGTCGGAGGCCCTACCGTCGCGGCAGAACAGCTCAATCACCTCGTGGAGACGAGTGAACGGGCCCACGTCTCCGTGCTCGTCATCCCGTTCGGCCGGGGCGCCTTCCCTGGCTCAGGGCAGGGGATCGACTACGCCTACGGACCGGTCACCCAGCTCGACACGGTCCAGTTGGACACCGATCACGGAAGCGAGTTTCTTGATGCAGCGGCCCAGCTGGAGCGCTACGCCGCAGTCCTGGACCGACTGGAGAAGCTAGCGCTCACTGCGGACGATTCCCGAGAACTGATCGCCCAGGCAGCCGCCACCCAGAAGTAA